In Capsicum annuum cultivar UCD-10X-F1 chromosome 8, UCD10Xv1.1, whole genome shotgun sequence, the genomic window AAGCTGTTTAGATTGATACCTTAATTATGTATAAGAtatctttttagtattttattggCCCACGCACTAATTGGATTGTTAGCTTCTCAATTGGCGTATAATTTTCTCATTACACGAAATCTAAACTTAAGAGATTATATTATCCAATAtcctttatctttttaaaatttacattaaatttcatttttttaactttattcttgATACATATCAATAAAATtcgatattttatttttactccATCATTAATTCATGcaagatatttgtatttttaaaattaccttttctaaaatatctctcAAATTATAGTCCATTAAAAcatcttccttttttattttctcttctccattaatgcatgcaactATTTTTTTCCCTATAATTTCcttccctaaaatctctcccaaatttttctaaaaaaaaatcgtttgatacatatataaatttattttgttatttatacatgtttattctttgatggcgattcatatgaatgataaatatgatatcattaaatGAGTATTATGCTGattcatatgatagatacaattTGTATGGTTTTAATGGGTGAtgcatatgatattaatgggtgatacatatggtattatggtgattcatgtGATAGATacaattattatttcaattattgggtgattcatatgctaTTAACGGGTGATATATTTTGTTTACAAAGGAGGAGAATGGAACAGTCATCCCCATCACCAAAGCTCACTGTTTCGGTGAATCAGCGCTGGTTCATAAAAAACTGACCCAATCACCACCGAAAAATCCCATAACAGcctaaaaaaaaaacaccccacCGGCGTCACCAATAGCCCACCGACGTCATCatttattgggtgattcatatgctaTTAATGGGTGATTCATTTTGTTCACACTGGAGGAGAACGGAGCAGCCATCCCCATCACCGGAGCTCACTGTTTTGGTGAACCAACGTCAGTCCACTAAACACGACCCACTCACCATTGGAAAACTCCTTAATAGCCTACCAAAAAAATCACCCCACCGGCGTCACCAATAGCCCACCAAAAGTGATCCCTTCGCATCAATTCTggcaaaaattttcaaatttgaatctCTGGTGATGGATGatacttcaaatttgaaatttggtCGAGGGAAATTGCGGATTTTCGGTATATAGAAAATCCAGCTTGTAACTGATTGAGCATGATTTGCTCTGcataataaaacaaaatttgttacttcctaaaataaatatctaGTCAGGTTTAAATGTATTACTTTTTATATGTATAAtgttataacatatgtatcacaattttgaaaaatagagatatgatgtaattattaaatagttgggataaaatataataacacttaaatatttagaaatttaTGTAAGTTTCCCTTAGCATTAATTGACGTGTTTTGGATCTTCGTTTCACTAAAATGTTGGAATATTTAAGTGGTGCTAAAAGAGAATAATGTTTTACTCCAGTTAATGTTCTTTTCCCTATTTCTAGGTGGGGCTAGACATATACTAAAGAGTCGTTTAGTAATAGTATAAGATATAATAATAAtgagataaaatataaaattattttatcttgtatttgaTTGGAGATATAACTTAGTCCAGAAATTATTTATTCcaccatttataccatagtgATTAGATAAGTTATCCATATatatggtgggataactaatttcGAAATAACTAATTCCTAAATTAATTATCCTTGAAgaactctttcccaaccaaacgaccccttacctaaagatcaaacatatatataagaaATTGGGTCTAAAGTCAATCCAAAGTTGATATTGGAACACTCGATGAAAAAGACAACTTTGGTTAATTACTCCAAAAGTTGATAAAGATTTAGAGACGAGTTTAATTTCGAGTTTAAGTTCTATGAACCGTCAGtgcataaaatattttatactatcAGTTAACTTGACCTGCTACTGCAGGTTAcctaattatttatataaaatttttaaaagaaaaaaatctgatAACCTGCAATAACAAGTTAAGTTTACCTACATTGACGATGCACACaaattaaattctttaatttataCTCACACTATATACTTATAGTGCAAAGGAAAATTTCCCCTATAATATCTTACGTGTTGTGGCACGTTATTTAATTTGCCTCATTTTTgaattacaaattttatttttgtgaaagGTTTCCTATAGACATCTTTTATAATGTAATAGTGTAAAAGTTTATATATAGTCATTATGCATAAGTTAAATAGTAACATACACTAATGAATCCATCTTTCAAGGACTTATACACTGTACACACTAATGAATCCATCTTTCAAGGACTTATATACTGTACTGTTAATCTTTTCGAGAAAATATCCTATTTCATCCTTGAACTATACCGAAAATGActgagacacacctcaacttaaagggggttcTATTactcctgaactaattaaaaatgtaatttttacattcttagtgcctacgtggtacatacgtgtgcctacgtggatcCTTCAGTGTGTTCTGCCACGTATGTACCACGTatgcactaagggtgtcaaaattatacttttaattagttcatggGTAATAAGACCCCTTTAAGTTGAAGTATGTCTCAActgttttgaatataattttaagggtgaaataaaacattttctcttttcttttaaaacaaTAAGATCAAACATTCGTTGTACTATTAATCGTAGCTCTGTACAAACATTTATACTCCATGCCAAAATCTCTTGGATCTCTCCACAAACTGATAAATAGGAGTAATTAATAACGCACCGCACAGCTACCTCTATTttcattaattcaaaatttatgattATATAATTAATAGAATCAAAATTTCTTCCACTATAGTCAGCGGCTCAGTGCCATACATATGTACTACTTCAAAGTTAAGTGGAATGGTCAATTTATTGGTACTGTGAAATCTTAATTTGCACAGCTTTTTTACAGTGCATGTGTGTCACTTCTTTATTTGCCTTGTGGTTTATTCTTCTTACAATACCACTAAGGCACTAACAAAACATTAGCGCACTAGCTAATCCAATGTCCCGATCTGCAACTAATATTACCAATATCAAACATATCTATTGACATTATCTTTTTTAATGCAGGGAACCGAAAGTAAGTGTGAAATCCACCAATTATTCTCTGCTCCTTCGAATaatccctttccttttttttttttggcggGGTGGGGGAGGGGGTGGGGGGATGACCTCACGTTACCAGTGATCCCCACCTTTTCTTTAGTCAACATTTTACATTTATTAACTTGTGATTTTTTGACACCCATATGCCCAACAAAAATCACAACACATACAACGGCAATATAATAACAACTCTTTTCTCCTCTCAagaaaaaaagaaccaaaaatctAATGCTTAATCTGACTAGACAATTTCACAATTTTATACATGCAATTATCATACTATTAGTTAATTACAAACTTGACTAAAAGAGACAAGACAGAATCAAGGCTGCCACTTAGTTGCATGCCAACTCATGGCTCCAAAACAATGTTGAATTTTTGATCCACCACTTTACCTCATTAAAGCAAAAACAATTATAATAAagcagaaaaaaaaatcaaacgcGTATAGTATAGGCCCATATAGTCATTTTCAATTACTGTTAGCCGGCTTTGCTTACTCATGGTCTCTTACTTGAGTTGCATGTATATCCTTTATTTGCTTCTGCCTATAAATACGTCCAGGTTTCTTATAAAATTTCATATCATTAAGCAACGTAACAGAAAGAGTATAGAATTGTATTATCATAAATAGTGCGTACATAATCAACATTTATGGAGTACTACTATAATTACAATTCAATTAACAAAATGGTTTCGATTATTTTTATTCTCGTGCTAGCAATTGATTTGACTATGGTATTAGGCCAAGGGACTCGTGTTGGATTTTATTCCAGTACGTGCCCAAGAGCTGAATCCATTGTTCAATCAACGGTGAGGTCTCATTTTCAGTCTGATCCAACGGTGGCGCCAGGATTGCTGAGAATGCACTTCCATGATTGTTTCGTACAAGGTTGTGATGCTTCCATCCTCATTTCTGGTTCTGGCACTGAGAGAACAGCTCCCCCAAATTCATTGTTGAGAGGATACGAGGTTATCGATGATGCTAAGCAGCAAATTGAAGCTATTTGTCCAGGAGTTGTCTCCTGTGCTGACATTCTTGCTCTTGCTGCCCGTGATTCCGTTCTTGTGGtaataataatacatatatatatccctTGTTTTGCCCTCTAGATTCACAACACGATTGACGTAGATTTGCCAAAGAAAATTAAATGGATATATATTGCATGAAAGAACGTAGTTTTATGTTGTGGTTATGGTCCCATGCATGTTGCATTAGCAATAGCTTCTCCGGGAAGTAACATAAATTTTAACACTGTCAAATCACCTAAAAGATAACTATATGTAGCAGTATATATAAAAGATGGTATTAGTCAcctaaaatatgtatatataaaagatGGTATTAGTCACCTAAAACATATTGTTGGCTGCCACTTACAAACTATAACTAATTAAAATATACTAGCAATAtacgtagtttttttttttttttttttttttttttaacattatcGTTTTACATAAAAATCTAATTCCTTCACagtaattaataatatatttttgttgatgcaTGCAGACTAAAGGATTGACCTGGTCTGTGCCCACGGGGCGCAGGGATGGACTAGTTTCAAGAGCATCAGACACGTCTGATTTGCCAGGCTTTACTGAGTCTGTTGATTCTCAAAAGCAAAAGTTTTCTGCAAAGGGTCTCAACACTCAAGATCTCGTCACCCTTGTTGGTAAGTCTAACTTAATTATCCTTGAATATTACATAgcaagtttttttaaaataactacaGTGATCGTCAAATTAAAGTGAATTAATAATAATACAACTTATGTTTAATTTTGTGTGGTCAGGTGGGCACACAATTGGGACCTCAGCATGCCAATTCTTCAGCTACAGGCTATACAATTTCAACTCCACTGGTGGCCCTGACCCTTCAATCGACGCATCCTTTCTTCCTACGCTTCGAGGATTATGTCCACAAAACGGAGATGGCTCAAAGCGTGTGGCACTGGACACTGGAAGCGTGAACAATTTTGACACCTCGTACTTCTCTAACTTGAGGAATGGTCGCGGAATTCTGGAATCAGACCAGAAATTGTGGACTGATGATTCCACCAAGGTGTTTATCCAAAGGTATTTAGGGCTCAGGGGATTTCTTGGATTGAGATTTGGTGTCGAATTTGGAAGGTCGATGGTTAAAATGAGCAATATTGAAGTTAAGACTGGGACTAATGGTGAAATTCGTAAAGTTTGCTCAGCAATCAACTGATTCATAATATCATCCTCTTATTTATGTACTTAATTACACTCTTTTTACATAGGTTCGTTCATGTTAGCGCAAGCTGCAAAGTCGAATTGTTATAGTGGTAtccaataatatcaataaataaaagcATTTACCGAGTGAACTTGCATGTTCTTGCTCTTTCGCCCCCCTATCccctgaaaattaaaaaaaaaactaaaagaaaatggaattaagTTATCTActctaatattattatttttttaaaaatactatctGGTTAATTTAGACGGTTGAAACAAGTTACTCTTTTGTTTTCTAAGTTACAATAATTTCAACATGATCTGAAGATTTATATGCTGTCGTGTAACTTGTAAGTAGTGAATTTAACACGATAATGTAAAAATATCTATacactaataataaataaaatttgaactcGAAAAAAGCCTATCGACTGATTCTACCAGGAAGTATATAAGAAAAAGTTAAGAGAagtcttaattttataattaatcaAGGCATTTAtaagatataaataattataagctAGTTAGTTTCTATGATAACATTAATTGAAAATCTAGCAAGAACGATAAGATGCCTATCATTACAGGTTTAAACTATGTTAATAGCGTAAAAACCTATTACACTGTCAATATATTTAACTTGCATTACAGTTTTAGTTTATTGGAtgaacattttttctttttccttcttacAAGTAATTGTCAATTAACTGTCAATGTTTTATTCCTACAATTAACTGAAAACGaatatattactaatatattttcACCACTTTTGCAATTTTTGGAAAACTGGGAAGACTTTGATGGATATCCATCTATATAGAGAAGTCAAccaaaaatatagtataataagAGTATAAGTCGACAGACAATGAAATTGAATGAAACCATGCACATTCACGTGTTGGATTAGTATATAGTTCAAAAGGAGgatttgatttaaattaaattgtcaAAATTGGAAAGGGTAGCTTGCCTAGTGGACAAACAAACCTTAATTACATGGACCCAATCAAATTGACTTCTCCTTACAAGAGTAAGAAAATACAAATAATGAATTTGAAGATGGCCACTAACTGAAGGTTGCTATTATCTTATTTATAGTTCTATCATCGAAgcattcatttttgaagctattAATTCGAGCCAATCCATAACATATTAACATCTAGAAAAAGATCATGCTCTAACAATCGCCCGTGACGATTTCCTATCCCTTCCGTTCTATGTAAAACAATAGCATATTTAGTACACTCTGTTTTACGTAACATATTAAAAATCTATAGTAGTAATAGATATTAGTATATGTTTGATCCTCATATGTTATATCATAGGGTATGGTTATTAGGTAGTCTTTACTTTATAGTTAGCTTCTGGTTTAGTTTCGGATCTCTATTTTCTTAACACAATATCACACGGAAAAAGGACATGAGCtgatctttttcaaaataattgggCCATTAGACATTTATGGCCAGTCGGCCCATACAAATTTCATCTTCTACAGtttatataccatattgatacagttcgtaaaaaaataaagtaacaaatTTATGGGTAAAAATTGTATCATTGTTATATGAAATATGCATTTTTTAATATAATGTGCATAGAATATGTATCATTGttgtatcaaaatataaatatatatatatatatatatgtatgagatgtatatagaaattgtatcttTATTGTATAGAATGCAAATTTGTATATGATATGTGTCAAatttatatcaatattgtataaaactGTCAACAAATAGCTAGAAATAGAATTAAAATACAATGACCATTTTGTATCAATAATTTCATCCAAAGTGCTATTTATGTCTTTTCCCCATCACAATTAGAGACAAATATCATAATAGAGGCCAATAACATGTATTGTGCACGCTGACCCAATAAACCTTACAGATTTGTTTCTTGGGTTAGGCCATCATTTAGCCCAAAAATCATGCGTGATGTGTGTTATGCTTTATAAATCTCTTTATTTTCCGCACTTATTTTAACTAGTTtagtatacgtgctttgcacgtgtatataTACATTagtcaataaaaaatatattattattctcTTTACTTATCTCACGTAGACAAAGTTTCTGCTTATACAAATAAAAAACGATAAAAACTTTTAATTATTTCGCCACATAATAGTGAATTGTTTTGTGGTCTTCTTCATTCATCGAAAACATCACTTGATTCGTTTAATATTTCAACCaaagaaaagacataaaaaattgttaaaaaggGACAAATTTCATCTTACCTACACTTAAGTTGTGAAGTGAttctaataaaaaaagaatactaaaagtACACAATGTTTACTTATCTTTAAAGAGCAAAAAAGTTGGTCTATGAGCCCCAACCCTCAGTTGCAACCTTACAACTTAATGTGTTTATTTCATATGAATTACTACTACATCATTAACTTTAAGAATAATTATGACTATAATTAGgatttaaaattagaatttaattAGCATCAAAATTAGAATCCCTTGTAAATCCTTGTCTGTTATCAGACTACTTTTCTGTTTCTTCCTTAGCTAGCATGTCAATTCATCTCTTAATCAGTACGTCATCTTAATCATATGTTCACACAGCTCTATCTTCACCCGCACAACATGGATTTACCTTCACTtgcataaaaatattaaaaaaataatcaataataagtGTTGTACATTTAGTCATACACAGTTTGACGAAGGTAAGAAGGCCTAATAACTTTACGAAGACAACAAACATACACATTAATGAgcgaaaaataaagaaaaaatattattcaagaaataATCGTTATACATAGAGAACAATATTATTTAGAAATTCGTAGAAATATTAACCATGTCAGAACTtaattataaatgtattatgtcaaaataaataaaatagtataatATTTTGATACGTCATAATGCTACAGAACCTAGACCTACCTAACTGCTTACCGTGACAAGTTCGTAAGGCCATGGtggctcttttttttttcatccggTATTCGGTGCCCGCGTTGAAGCCCCGACTAATTCAGATCGCGCATTGCATgacccattaaggtggcagcgctctcaacagagttttctccatacccagggtcgaacacTCGACCTCTAATTAAGGATGAAGCAGCCATGATGGCTCTCTTACTTTGCTATTCTTATGATAATAAAACCATTATGTGCATGAAGATAATACTATCTTTATATGTCCCTTAATAATTCCTTTATATTAGGCAAAATCCATCGGCAGACCCCTTAAGTACgcaccatctttcacttaggcaccttaAGTGAACAAGTtacattttaaacacctaaagtAACCTTAAAGTATGTCACTTTGGCACGTTTTGCTGATTTGACACATTGTGTGTATTGCACACACTTTGAGCGCGTAGACAGCTTAAATTTtactaatttcttttttcttcttcttcttcttcttcttcttccttttgatCTTCTTCAAtacttttctccatttttatccATTAATCACTCATAAAACCATGACTTCTTCCTTAACAATAGCAAAAAATGATGGAGAAATAATCTGCCATCactttcttcttctaatttctaTAAATCCATAATTTTCAACCACtcattttagtttaatttttgcCTCTATTTTACCATATAGTACATCATGTTTTTGCATTCAAAATAACCCATGAAGGCAATCTCAACAAAATTTTTGCCTCgattttcttcaattattgacAATTCGATTGTGGATATTTCCTTCAATTGTGAAATCtcaacaaaattttaataaagaatgtttgAAATCTTAAGTATTCTTAATATATTTCCTCCAATTGTTGACATTTGATTatgaaaattttctcaaattgtGAAATCTTAATAAATTTTTAACAGATTATGTTTAAAATGAATTCTTAacagtcttttttttttttttttgaaaaaaatcgaTAGTGTATTTGAAGGTAATTGATAAAGAGAAGATTTTGGTTGTGGAGGTTGGTGGGGAGAGGAGGTGAGTGGTGGGCATTTAAGAAAATGACTGAGGGGTGGGGGAGCGGGTAGGGTGGGGAATGGGGGTGTAGGCGGGTAGGTGGGCTGAAGAAGACACATTTGGTTGGGGTGGGGTtaattataattcttttttaaaataatatttgtattaaaaatGTCAAGTGTCAATATTTaattggtatttttttattttagttaaaattagttatttaaaatttgattttagataaaaatgacaaatgtccATATTTTATTCGTTATTTTTCAGCTCATTGGCGCGTGTAATACACGCACGTAGTATTATTTTGCTAATTCAGCAAAACGTGCCAAAATGACATACTTTGTGGCTatttgaggtgccaaaagtgagcAACGtttacttgaggtgccaaagtgaaagatggtgtcAAGTTGAGGGGCCTGACGATGGGTTTTACCTTTATATTGCAATATCAAAGAGCCAATACAACACATGATACCCATAACCCTCttaatcatataatcaataaacagTTACATGTTATGATCATAAACCCTTTAATCATATTCCTAAATACGACATATGATACTCAGACTTAATTAACGCGGAATGCTTTGTACACCGAACAAAATTATCAAactcaaataattataaataattattcataattttgaaaaaaaaaggtcaTCGACAAATATACTTACAATAACATTTACAAGAATACTCGTGAGTTAAGCCTGCATGAAGTAACTATGCTTCCATCGTTCCTTTTCATAGTAAATTCATGATCACTCAAATTGTTATTTATAAATAATGTAAATACTTGTTTCTTTCCATTCGATCAATAATATAAATTGGTATCTCTTCTTTATTATTCCTCtcccaaatattttaatttttcgaCAGGAATGAGTTTAAAGTCTCTAGTATAAGGGGGCAACATTATAACCATTTACCAATATAAATCCTTCCAACTTAGAAGGGCTTAAGTTTAGATTGTTTAGTAGAAACATAGACATTTACATCAGAAGTAAATTTTAACACACTTCTAGCCTTCCAAGTTAATTTCAATATAAATCCTTATCGTGTATGTTCTTGAATCTGGATAATTTGATTAAGCCGCAACCTCTCTATAATTTCATTATGCGCACAATATTATGTGTTTCCACACATAATACCTAAATTGAGGGGAAAAAGGATGAAAATATGAAAGGTTGTTAAAGTACTCGAAACCACAAAAATTATCTTTCAGCTAGCCTTCTAAACAATTTCTTTCGTCATTAATCGTTGATGCTCCATCACTTCGGTACCCCATACATAGTTTAGCTTGAAAACATTTTGTGGATTCTATGATCAATACCAACTTATAACTCACACTTGTATGagccaaataaaaatttaaagtttttatGTCCCAATTCTCGGTCAAAGTTTAATGTTTGAATCTTAAAATTCAAATGTGCCATATAAATGTGAATAATTCTTTTTAATGTGTGTATATTGTATGTTGAATTCCTTAACTGCTTTTTGGATTTAATACTTTAtactttgacttttttttttagtgaaaGTTGTGCTCGGCCACTCCTAAAAAGGACGAGTCCATTACAAGAACATATGAATTTGAATGCCCATTTGGGTTATGCTGATTCTAGTAATTAGGGCCATTTGCTGCCCTGTAATTAGTTTACCTTCTTCATTGTTTGACCAACAAATGTCCCGTTCATACTTAACCAAgcgaaattttttattttttttaaaacaaccaTCTTGATTCCCCTCTCACTCTTTAGTATCCATTCTATAGCTTTTGAAGATCAAGGCATCCAAAATCTCTATAGAACTTGTTACTTAGACAAATATCTGCACAATCTGTAGAGTCAATATGCATTACCTAGTGCAGATAGTACTACACATCAGATAATACAAAATAACGATTATATGGGAATaatttttgttgaagaaaatgGTAAGAAAGCACACCTTTAAGTTAGAACTCCATCTCTTAGACGTACAATAGCCATTAAGTTAATAGGGCAAgggtttcattttcatattttcccCAGGCAAAAGCAAGTTATTGTGTAACACATTCAGTTGACAATAAGCTAAGTTCGCGACATGTGAAATCAAAGTATCTAAGCCTTCAAAATCATCAGGACTGTCATCATAAAGTTCTTCTACGTAAAATCCGGCAATAA contains:
- the LOC107840027 gene encoding peroxidase N1-like (The RefSeq protein has 1 substitution compared to this genomic sequence), which translates into the protein MEYYYNYNSINKMVSIIFILVLAIDLTMVLGQGTRVGFYSSTCPRAESIVQSTVRSHFQSDPTVAPGLLTMHFHDCFVQGCDASILISGSGTERTAPPNSLLRGYEVIDDAKQQIEAICPGVVSCADILALAARDSVLVTKGLTWSVPTGRRDGLVSRASDTSDLPGFTESVDSQKQKFSAKGLNTQDLVTLVGGHTIGTSACQFFSYRLYNFNSTGGPDPSIDASFLPTLRGLCPQNGDGSKRVALDTGSVNNFDTSYFSNLRNGRGILESDQKLWTDDSTKVFIQRYLGLRGFLGLRFGVEFGRSMVKMSNIEVKTGTNGEIRKVCSAIN